The Pelorhabdus rhamnosifermentans genome window below encodes:
- a CDS encoding glucosaminidase domain-containing protein: MNDYFYSLAQRAAQAAADRGVVNIDPRWIYAQWVHESNDFTSELAISNHNLGGVTQSEPNDTPQPDGAQYYINFASYEDYADYFGHYLHGFIDGGVDQATTLQEYITALKNSPSGEYFGDSLENYFSDCQRIYDENFAGE; encoded by the coding sequence ATGAACGATTATTTTTATTCTTTAGCTCAACGTGCTGCACAGGCTGCAGCAGATAGAGGGGTTGTTAATATTGACCCACGCTGGATTTATGCTCAATGGGTGCATGAGTCAAATGATTTTACATCTGAATTGGCTATCAGCAATCATAATCTTGGCGGTGTAACACAATCCGAACCGAACGACACCCCACAGCCGGACGGGGCTCAATATTACATCAATTTTGCAAGTTATGAGGATTATGCTGATTATTTTGGTCATTACCTACATGGGTTTATTGATGGCGGAGTTGATCAAGCGACAACATTGCAGGAATACATTACAGCCTTGAAAAATAGCCCTTCTGGTGAGTATTTCGGTGACAGTTTAGAAAATTATTTCTCTGACTGTCAGCGAATTTATGACGAAAACTTTGCGGGGGAATAA